The genomic window AGGGCGAGCGACTCGAACGGCTGATTCGGGAGAACGTGGACGAACTGGATCTGGCCGTCGAACTCGGGGTCGCGGGAACGGTCGACGAGGAGGTGGACGTGCGCGGACCCGAGGAGGCCGGGACGACGCTCGCGGAGGGCGAGGTTGCCGGCGACGACCTCGCTGTCGACGACCTCGTCGAGCGGATCCACGCGTACCTCACCGACGTGAAGACCACCCAGATCCGGATGGGTCTGCACACGCTCGGGGAACCGCCCGCGGGCGACCGGCTCGTGGAGTACCTCGTCGCGCTCACCCGGCTGGAGAACCCCGGCGCGCCGAGCCTCCGCGAGTCCGTCGCGGGTGTCCTCGGGATCGACTACGACCGCATGCGCGAGGAGCCCGGAACGTACGACGATGACCTCGGGATGACGTACGCCGCGGCCGCCGACCGCGTCCACGAGGTGAGCTGTGATCTCGTCCGGACGCTCGCCGAGCACGGATTCGACGTGCCGGAGTCGGAGCGGGAGGCCGCCCCCGACGACGAGGTCCGCGCCCGAGGCGGGGACGTGGCCCCCGCCGAGGTGAACATGAACCTCCTCGTCGTCGATGTCGATCCCGTCGGCGACGCACGGGCGAAGTCGGGGGCCCACGACGACCTCCGCGAGGTCCTCGCGTACGTCTGCGAGGAGGCGGCCCCGCGCGTCGTCGGCGCCCGCGCGGAGGTCGGCAACGTCGCCGACGCGCTCGCCGGCGGGTACGTCCCGCCGGGCGGCAGCGGCGCGCCCACCCGCGGCGGTGTCGACCTGCTACCCTCGGGCCGGAACTTCTACACGCTGGACCCGCGGAAGGTCCCCGCCCGCGCCGCCTGGGAGGTGGGACATGAGGTCGCCGACGGCGTTCTCGACCGCCATCTCGACGAAGAAGGGGAGTACCCCGAGGAGATCGGCGTCGTCGCGTGGGGCACCCCGACCGTCCGGACGCGCGGGGAGACCATCGCCCAGGTGCTCGCGCTGATGGGTGTCAAGCCGGTCTGGTCGGACGCCGGACGCGTCGAGGACGTGGAGCCGATCCCGCTGGAGAAACTCGACCGCCCACGCATCGACGTGACCACGCGCGTCTCGGGGCTGTTCCGGGACGCGTTCCCCGCGGCCGCAGGAGTGATCCACGACGCCGTCGACGCGGTCGTCGACCTCGACGAGCCGCCCGAGATGAACTACGTGAAGAAGCACGTCGAGGAGGAAACCGCGGAGCTCACCGTAGCCGGGGTCGACGACTCCGAGTCGGCCGCCCGCCACCGCGTGTTCACGACCAAGCCGGGCGGCTACGGCGCCGGGACGAACAAGGCTGTCGACGAGGGCACCTGGGAGGACCGCTCGGATCTGGCCGAGGTGTACACCCAGTGGGGCGGCTACGCGCTCGGCAAGCGCGGTTCCGTGAGCGAGGCCCACGACGCGTTCGCCCGACGGCTCTCGGGCGTCGAGGCGACCGTCAAGATCGAGGACACCGACGAGCAGGACGAGTTCGACTCCTCGGACTGGTACGCCTTCCACGGCGGATTCATCACGGCCGTGACCGAGCACGCGGGCACCGAGCCCGCCTCCTACGTCGGCGACTCGGCGGACCCCGACGACGTGCGCGTGTACACCAACGAGGAGAAGGTGCGGAAGACGATGCGTTCGCGTGTCCTGAACCCGCGCTGGCTCGACTCGATGGAGGAGCACGGCTACAAGGGCGCCGGCGACCTCTCGTCCACGGTCGATGTCGTGCTCGGCTGGGACGCGACCACGGGCGTCGTCAGCGATACCCTCTGGGAGGCCGTCGCCGACGCGTACGCCTTCGACGACGAGCGGCGCGAGTGGATGCAGGAGGTGAATCCCTGGGCGGTCGACTCGATCGCAGACACGCTCTTGGAGGCGATCGACCGCGATCTCTGGGACGCCGCCGACGAGACGACCGAACGCCTCCGCGACCTCAAACTCCGCAACGAGGGCGCTATCGAGGAGCGACGGACCGACGACTCGGACGCGCTTGCGGAGTTCGCGGACGACGACTGACGCGTGGGGACGTGTCAGAACGTGCGAGGACACACGAACACACACGAGACAAACGACGATGACCGACACAACCGACGCGACACGAACCGACGGCGAGGGATCGAGCGACGACGAACCGACCGACCGCGAGGCGTACGCCGACCTCGGGGCGACGACCGAGGCGGCGATGGACATCGCCGAGACGAGCATGGACCGCGTCCACGAACTCGTCCCGCAGGTGACGCTCGCCGACCGCCTCCGGGCGAAGGCTGTCCACGCGACCGGGGACCCGGAGTTCCAGCACCTCGTACGTTTCACTGGCGCCGATGAATACGAGCCGGTCCGCGCGGGCGCCCGGGCAGTCCTCGACGAGCGACCGATCGTGACCGACATCACGATGGTCAAGGCCGGGATCACCGGTCGCGGTCACGACTGCGAAGTCCGCAAGGCGATCGGCAACGGAGCGGAGCTTGCCGCCGAGACGGGAATGACACGGACAGCGGCTGCCGTGCTCGAACTCGATCGCGAGGGTGTCTACGACGGTGCGGTCGCGGTCGTCGGCAACGCGCCCACCGCGGCGCTGGCGCTGGCCGACTGCATTGAGGACGGCACCCGCCCGGCCGTCGTCGTCGCGACACCCGTGGGCTTCGTGAAGGCAGCTGACTCCCGCGAGCGACTCCGGGAGGTGTGTGACGAGTACGGCGTCCCTGCGGTGACGAACGTCGGCCGGCGCGGCGGGAGCGGTCTCGCGGCCGGATTGACGAACGAGCTTGTCCACGTCGCCAGCGACGTTCGCGAAGGGGAGGTCTCACTGGAAACCTCGGAACGGTCCAGCGGCGAGGGAACGGAGCCGCGAGACGGGGAGGTGGATCTGTGAACGCATCCGACGAGGACCTGACACTTCCTGACCGCCCAGGCGTCGCAGCGAGCGCGAGTCCGGAGGCTGGCGCCGGTGACGACGCGACTCGATCGGTTC from Halobaculum magnesiiphilum includes these protein-coding regions:
- the cobN gene encoding cobaltochelatase subunit CobN, which gives rise to MTTIGLYTATENELGAVATAVDETAVSLAARSKSDLSDPTDVDAFCDDLEAADAAAVVLWLHGGVDSMPGYERALDRLGDAGIPVVVHSTGDAFAAEDTTADPETAGTVREYLERGGAANAANLLRYLADTYGDPDDAPPEGYEYDDPVALPSEGVYHPDHPSASYEELVATFDPDTPTVGVWFYESHWTHENTRYVDAQVRALEDRGVDALPVFCNPAGEEEGWDAERVTDEWLLDADGDPVVDAMLSSFMFALSMDERGRDADDEGSGAEDVFLDRLGVPVIQTVTTMRSRSRYASSDTGVMGFELALSVALPEFDGNVITHPISGKERTDDEAGIGSAPKQHFPIDDRVEHAASLAVNWARLRHLPNDEADVAVVLHNYPPSDDGIATAFGLDTPESTANLLAELDERGYDLGETGSDDGPPADGADLIDSLTAQLTLDDRWVAPEDVRELAVDTVAPDTYREWFADLDGGFRGNVREEWGEPPERPFAIPGVEFGNVLVTVQPPRGFGMDPEKVYHDSDLQPPHDYVAFYSWLRETFDADAVVHMGTHGSLEWLPGKTVGLDGESAPDQLVGDLPNVYPYVINNPGEGTQAKRRSYAAVVDHLTPPMANAGTYDDLAELEELAEQYREAGTTAARGDEGERLERLIRENVDELDLAVELGVAGTVDEEVDVRGPEEAGTTLAEGEVAGDDLAVDDLVERIHAYLTDVKTTQIRMGLHTLGEPPAGDRLVEYLVALTRLENPGAPSLRESVAGVLGIDYDRMREEPGTYDDDLGMTYAAAADRVHEVSCDLVRTLAEHGFDVPESEREAAPDDEVRARGGDVAPAEVNMNLLVVDVDPVGDARAKSGAHDDLREVLAYVCEEAAPRVVGARAEVGNVADALAGGYVPPGGSGAPTRGGVDLLPSGRNFYTLDPRKVPARAAWEVGHEVADGVLDRHLDEEGEYPEEIGVVAWGTPTVRTRGETIAQVLALMGVKPVWSDAGRVEDVEPIPLEKLDRPRIDVTTRVSGLFRDAFPAAAGVIHDAVDAVVDLDEPPEMNYVKKHVEEETAELTVAGVDDSESAARHRVFTTKPGGYGAGTNKAVDEGTWEDRSDLAEVYTQWGGYALGKRGSVSEAHDAFARRLSGVEATVKIEDTDEQDEFDSSDWYAFHGGFITAVTEHAGTEPASYVGDSADPDDVRVYTNEEKVRKTMRSRVLNPRWLDSMEEHGYKGAGDLSSTVDVVLGWDATTGVVSDTLWEAVADAYAFDDERREWMQEVNPWAVDSIADTLLEAIDRDLWDAADETTERLRDLKLRNEGAIEERRTDDSDALAEFADDD
- a CDS encoding precorrin-8X methylmutase; amino-acid sequence: MTDTTDATRTDGEGSSDDEPTDREAYADLGATTEAAMDIAETSMDRVHELVPQVTLADRLRAKAVHATGDPEFQHLVRFTGADEYEPVRAGARAVLDERPIVTDITMVKAGITGRGHDCEVRKAIGNGAELAAETGMTRTAAAVLELDREGVYDGAVAVVGNAPTAALALADCIEDGTRPAVVVATPVGFVKAADSRERLREVCDEYGVPAVTNVGRRGGSGLAAGLTNELVHVASDVREGEVSLETSERSSGEGTEPRDGEVDL